One Algibacter sp. L3A6 genomic region harbors:
- the rplQ gene encoding 50S ribosomal protein L17, protein MRHGKKINHLGRKTAHRKSMLANMACSLIEHKRINTTVAKAKALKQFVEPMITKSKEDTTHNRRIVMSRLRQKDAVAELFRDVAAKIGDRPGGYTRIIKLGNRLGDNADMAMIELVDYNEIYNADKAKKKTTRRSRRGGSKPEAAPVETKASNEEE, encoded by the coding sequence ATGAGACACGGAAAAAAAATAAACCACTTAGGTAGAAAAACTGCCCACAGAAAATCAATGTTAGCTAATATGGCTTGTTCTTTAATAGAACACAAACGTATTAACACAACGGTTGCAAAAGCAAAAGCTTTAAAGCAATTTGTTGAACCAATGATTACTAAGTCTAAAGAAGATACAACACATAACAGACGTATTGTGATGTCTCGTTTAAGACAAAAGGATGCTGTAGCAGAATTATTTAGAGATGTTGCTGCGAAAATCGGTGACAGACCAGGTGGATATACAAGAATTATCAAACTTGGAAATCGTTTAGGTGATAATGCTGATATGGCAATGATAGAACTTGTTGATTACAACGAGATTTACAATGCTGATAAAGCTAAGAAGAAAACAACAAGAAGAAGTAGAAGAGGTGGTTCTAAGCCAGAAGCTGCTCCTGTTGAGACTAAAGCATCAAACGAAGAAGAATAA
- the carA gene encoding glutamine-hydrolyzing carbamoyl-phosphate synthase small subunit codes for MKYQKRQKAIILLADGTIFYGKAVANKQGTAFGEVCFNTGMTGYQEIFTDPSYYGQLMVATNAHIGNYGTNDNEVESDSIKIAGLIVKNFSYEYSREDSDGSLEEFLEKNNLLAISDVDTRALVSYIRDNGAMNAVISTEVDNVEGLKKQLAEQPNMEGLELASKVSTKEPYFFGDENATYKVAALDIGIKKNILRNIAKRDAYIKVFPYNAKFEELEAFNPDGYFLSNGPGDPEPLVEAQEVAKEIIKRDLPLFGICLGHQVIALANGVSTYKMHNGHRGINHPVKNLKTGKGEVTSQNHGFAVNREEAEANADLEITHLHLNDDTVAGLAMKNKNCFSVQYHPEASPGPHDSDYLFDQFIENIKNK; via the coding sequence ATGAAATATCAAAAAAGACAAAAAGCCATCATCTTATTAGCCGATGGTACCATTTTTTACGGTAAAGCAGTAGCAAACAAGCAAGGCACTGCATTTGGAGAAGTATGTTTTAATACTGGAATGACCGGTTATCAAGAAATTTTTACCGATCCATCGTATTACGGTCAATTAATGGTTGCCACCAATGCACATATTGGTAATTATGGTACTAATGACAATGAAGTGGAGTCCGATTCTATTAAAATAGCAGGACTTATTGTTAAAAACTTTAGTTATGAGTATTCAAGAGAAGACTCTGATGGTTCGTTAGAAGAGTTTTTAGAGAAGAATAATCTATTAGCTATTTCTGATGTTGACACACGTGCTTTAGTAAGTTATATTCGTGACAACGGAGCTATGAATGCTGTTATTTCTACCGAAGTGGATAATGTTGAAGGTTTAAAGAAGCAATTGGCAGAGCAGCCTAATATGGAGGGTTTAGAGTTAGCTTCTAAAGTATCAACAAAAGAACCTTATTTCTTCGGAGATGAAAATGCAACTTATAAAGTAGCTGCCTTGGATATTGGTATCAAAAAGAATATCCTTAGAAATATAGCTAAGAGAGATGCTTACATAAAAGTTTTTCCTTACAATGCTAAGTTTGAGGAATTGGAAGCCTTTAACCCTGATGGTTACTTCTTGTCTAATGGACCTGGTGATCCAGAACCATTAGTAGAAGCTCAAGAAGTAGCTAAAGAAATTATAAAAAGAGACTTACCTTTATTTGGTATTTGTCTTGGACACCAAGTCATTGCTTTGGCAAATGGTGTCTCTACTTATAAAATGCATAACGGACACAGAGGTATTAATCATCCTGTAAAGAATTTAAAAACTGGTAAAGGTGAAGTTACATCTCAAAATCATGGTTTCGCCGTGAATAGGGAAGAAGCTGAAGCAAATGCTGATTTAGAAATTACACACTTACATTTAAATGATGATACAGTTGCTGGTTTAGCAATGAAAAATAAAAACTGTTTTTCTGTACAATACCATCCTGAGGCAAGTCCTGGACCACACGATTCAGATTATCTTTTCGATCAATTTATCGAAAACATTAAGAATAAATAA
- the eno gene encoding phosphopyruvate hydratase, giving the protein MSIIINIHARQILDSRGNPTVEVDVVTENDVLGRAAVPSGASTGEHEAVELRDGGDAYMGKGVLKAVDNVNSIIAQELLGVSVFEQNLIDKIMIELDGTPNKSKLGANAILGVSLAVAKAAAGELGLPLYRYVGGVSANTLPLPMMNIINGGSHSDAPIAFQEFMIMPVKAKNFTHAMQMGTEIFHNLKKVLHDRGLSTAVGDEGGFAPNLAGGTEDALETIAKAVENAGYKYGEEVKIALDCASAEFFENGVYDYKKFEGDSGVVRTSKEQAEYLAELVSKYPIISIEDGMDENDWEGWKYLTELVGDKVQLVGDDLFVTNVERLSRGIKEGIANSILIKVNQIGTLTETIAAVNMAHNAGYTSVMSHRSGETEDNTIADLAVALNTGQIKTGSASRSDRMAKYNQLLRIEEELGEVAYFPQENAFKIK; this is encoded by the coding sequence ATGAGCATAATAATTAATATTCACGCTAGACAAATTTTAGATTCTAGAGGAAATCCTACTGTTGAAGTAGATGTTGTAACAGAAAATGATGTTTTAGGGAGAGCTGCTGTACCATCAGGAGCGTCAACAGGAGAACATGAAGCTGTTGAGTTAAGAGATGGTGGTGATGCTTACATGGGCAAAGGTGTTTTAAAAGCCGTTGACAATGTAAATTCTATTATTGCTCAAGAATTATTAGGTGTTTCTGTATTTGAACAAAATCTAATCGATAAGATTATGATTGAGTTAGACGGAACTCCAAACAAATCTAAATTAGGAGCCAATGCCATTTTAGGTGTGTCTTTAGCAGTAGCTAAAGCTGCAGCTGGAGAGTTAGGTTTACCATTATACCGTTACGTAGGTGGTGTTTCTGCTAATACGTTACCATTACCAATGATGAACATTATTAATGGTGGTTCTCATAGTGATGCTCCAATTGCATTTCAAGAATTTATGATTATGCCTGTAAAAGCTAAAAACTTTACACACGCTATGCAAATGGGAACGGAAATTTTCCATAACCTTAAAAAAGTGTTGCATGACAGAGGTTTAAGTACTGCTGTTGGTGATGAAGGTGGTTTTGCTCCAAACTTAGCGGGTGGGACAGAAGATGCTCTAGAAACTATTGCAAAAGCTGTTGAAAACGCTGGTTACAAATATGGCGAAGAAGTAAAAATCGCGTTAGACTGTGCTTCTGCAGAATTTTTTGAAAATGGTGTTTACGATTATAAAAAGTTCGAAGGTGATTCAGGAGTTGTAAGAACTTCTAAAGAACAAGCAGAATATTTAGCTGAATTAGTATCTAAATATCCAATTATCTCTATTGAAGATGGTATGGATGAAAACGATTGGGAAGGTTGGAAATACTTAACTGAATTAGTTGGTGATAAAGTTCAATTAGTTGGTGATGATTTATTTGTAACTAATGTAGAGCGTTTATCTCGTGGTATTAAAGAAGGTATTGCAAATTCAATTTTAATTAAAGTAAACCAAATTGGAACTTTAACTGAAACTATTGCAGCTGTAAATATGGCACACAATGCTGGTTACACTTCTGTAATGTCTCACCGTTCTGGTGAAACTGAAGATAACACTATTGCAGATTTAGCAGTAGCATTAAATACAGGGCAAATTAAAACAGGATCTGCGTCTCGTAGTGATCGTATGGCTAAATACAACCAATTACTTCGTATTGAAGAAGAGTTAGGTGAAGTAGCTTATTTTCCTCAAGAAAATGCATTCAAAATAAAGTAA
- a CDS encoding citrate synthase → MSDKAILEINGKKHEFPLVTGTENEVAMDIKTLRSVTGGVTTIDPGYKNTGSCESAITFLDGEKGILRYRGYSIEELAEKADFLEVAFLLIFGELPNKAQLDKFHDDIKKNSIVDEDVHKILDAFPKSAHPMGVLSSLTSALTAFNPSCVNVDSEEDMYQSVVRLLGKFPVLVAWTMRKKSGLPLDYGDKNLGYVENILKMMFKEPNEEYTQSKILVNALDKLLILHADHEQNCSTSTVRIVGSSHAGLFASISAGISALWGPLHGGANQAVLEMLEGIKADGGDTKKYMAKAKDKEDPFRLMGFGHRVYKNFDPRAKIIKVAADEVLGDLGVEDPILDIAKGLEKEALEDPYFVDRKLYPNVDFYSGIIYRGMGIPTDMFTVMFALGRLPGWIAQWREMRLKKEPIGRPRQLYVGETLRGFKPLEER, encoded by the coding sequence ATGTCAGATAAAGCTATACTAGAAATAAACGGCAAAAAACACGAGTTCCCGTTAGTAACAGGAACAGAAAATGAAGTAGCCATGGATATTAAAACGCTTAGAAGCGTTACTGGTGGTGTAACAACAATAGACCCAGGTTATAAAAATACAGGATCGTGTGAAAGTGCTATTACATTTTTAGATGGTGAAAAAGGTATTTTAAGATATAGAGGGTATTCTATCGAAGAGTTAGCTGAAAAAGCAGACTTCTTAGAAGTTGCATTTCTTTTAATCTTTGGAGAGCTTCCAAACAAAGCTCAACTTGATAAGTTTCATGATGATATCAAGAAAAACTCTATAGTTGACGAGGATGTTCATAAAATTTTAGATGCATTCCCTAAATCAGCACACCCAATGGGCGTGTTATCATCTTTAACAAGTGCGTTAACAGCTTTTAATCCAAGTTGTGTTAATGTAGATTCTGAAGAAGACATGTACCAATCTGTTGTACGTCTTTTAGGTAAATTCCCTGTGTTAGTAGCATGGACAATGCGTAAAAAGAGTGGATTACCACTTGATTATGGAGATAAAAATTTAGGTTATGTTGAAAACATCTTAAAAATGATGTTTAAAGAACCAAACGAGGAGTATACTCAAAGTAAAATTTTAGTAAACGCCTTAGATAAATTATTAATTTTACATGCAGATCACGAGCAAAACTGTTCTACATCTACAGTAAGAATTGTAGGTTCATCTCATGCCGGATTATTTGCTTCGATTTCTGCTGGTATTTCTGCACTTTGGGGTCCACTTCACGGTGGTGCTAACCAAGCTGTTTTAGAAATGCTTGAAGGTATTAAAGCTGATGGTGGAGATACTAAAAAGTATATGGCAAAAGCTAAAGACAAGGAAGATCCTTTCCGTTTAATGGGCTTTGGTCACCGTGTTTATAAAAACTTCGATCCACGTGCAAAAATAATTAAAGTTGCTGCCGATGAAGTATTAGGAGATTTAGGTGTAGAAGATCCTATTTTAGATATTGCAAAAGGTCTTGAAAAAGAAGCTTTAGAAGATCCGTATTTTGTTGATAGAAAATTATACCCGAACGTAGATTTCTATTCAGGAATTATATACAGAGGTATGGGAATTCCAACAGATATGTTTACAGTAATGTTTGCATTAGGTCGTTTACCAGGTTGGATCGCTCAATGGCGTGAAATGCGTTTAAAGAAAGAACCAATTGGTCGTCCAAGACAATTATATGTAGGTGAAACTTTAAGAGGTTTTAAACCTTTAGAGGAAAGATAA
- a CDS encoding dimethylarginine dimethylaminohydrolase family protein, which translates to MIKLNVKNETSRLRAVILGIAKSNGPVPAAEDCYDPKSVEHVLSGTYPKEADMIAEMDAVLEVFKKYDVKVYRPEVIENCNQIFSRDIAFVIEDKIIRANILPDREEEVEAIQYICDQIDVNNRIILPEDCHVEGGDVMPWNDYIFIGTYSGEDYPDLITARTNMDAVIAIQELFPEKTVKSFELRKSNTNAKENALHLDCCFQPIGKGKAIIHKNGFLVEKEYQWLVDFFGKDNVFQITKDEMYQMNSNVFSISEDVIISEKNFTRLNTWLRSEGFTVEEVPYAEISKQEGLLRCTTMPLIRD; encoded by the coding sequence ATGATAAAACTCAATGTTAAAAACGAAACATCTAGACTTCGCGCTGTTATTTTAGGAATAGCTAAAAGTAATGGTCCTGTGCCGGCTGCAGAAGATTGTTATGATCCCAAAAGTGTGGAGCATGTATTATCTGGTACTTACCCAAAAGAAGCTGATATGATTGCTGAAATGGATGCCGTTTTAGAGGTTTTTAAAAAGTATGATGTAAAAGTTTATCGACCAGAAGTTATTGAAAATTGTAATCAAATATTCTCTAGAGATATTGCTTTTGTAATTGAAGATAAAATAATAAGAGCTAATATTTTACCAGATAGAGAAGAAGAGGTAGAAGCTATTCAATATATCTGCGATCAAATAGATGTAAATAATAGAATTATTCTGCCAGAAGATTGCCATGTTGAAGGTGGTGATGTGATGCCGTGGAACGATTATATTTTTATTGGTACATATTCTGGTGAAGATTATCCAGACTTAATTACGGCGCGCACTAATATGGACGCTGTTATTGCCATACAAGAATTGTTTCCAGAAAAAACAGTAAAATCTTTTGAGCTTAGAAAATCAAATACTAATGCCAAAGAAAATGCGTTGCATTTAGATTGCTGTTTTCAACCAATAGGAAAAGGAAAAGCTATCATTCATAAAAATGGTTTTTTAGTTGAAAAAGAATACCAATGGCTAGTCGATTTCTTCGGAAAAGATAACGTTTTTCAAATCACTAAAGATGAAATGTACCAGATGAATAGCAATGTTTTTTCAATTTCGGAAGATGTTATTATTTCAGAAAAAAACTTCACACGTTTAAATACTTGGTTAAGGTCTGAAGGCTTCACTGTTGAAGAAGTACCTTATGCTGAAATAAGTAAACAAGAAGGTTTGTTGCGCTGTACAACCATGCCTTTAATTCGAGATTAA
- the ctlX gene encoding citrulline utilization hydrolase CtlX: MQQTTNTILMIRPVNFRMNEQTAVNNYYQKDLENTLPKTVNAKAQQEFDIYVDKLRNIGVNVIVVNDTEDTDTPDSIFPNNWVSFHENGNVGLYPMFAENRRVERREDILETLEENGFVINNVIDYTTAEDEDVFLEGTGSVILDRVNRKAYCALSPRADEDLFIEFCEDFEFFPVIFNANQTVEGNRKAIYHTNVMMCVGETFAVICLSSIDDKKERKNVLKHLKEDGKTIIDITEDQVNNFAGNMLQVKGSDDTSYLIMSQSAYDSLTKQQINTIEQHTKILSSSLSTIEFCGGGSARCMMAEVFLPKA; the protein is encoded by the coding sequence ATGCAACAAACAACAAATACTATTTTAATGATTCGTCCGGTTAATTTTAGGATGAATGAGCAAACGGCCGTAAATAATTATTACCAAAAGGATTTAGAAAATACTTTACCTAAAACGGTTAATGCAAAAGCTCAGCAGGAATTCGATATTTACGTTGATAAATTAAGAAACATTGGGGTAAACGTAATTGTGGTTAATGATACCGAGGATACCGATACGCCAGACTCTATTTTTCCTAATAATTGGGTGTCATTTCACGAAAACGGGAATGTTGGATTATATCCTATGTTTGCCGAAAACCGTCGTGTAGAGCGTCGTGAAGATATTTTGGAAACTCTCGAAGAAAATGGATTTGTAATAAATAACGTTATAGATTATACAACAGCGGAAGATGAAGATGTTTTTTTAGAAGGAACTGGAAGTGTAATTCTAGATCGTGTAAATCGTAAAGCTTATTGTGCGTTATCTCCAAGAGCCGACGAAGATTTATTTATAGAATTCTGCGAAGACTTTGAATTTTTTCCTGTTATTTTTAATGCGAATCAAACTGTTGAAGGAAATAGGAAAGCTATTTATCACACAAACGTAATGATGTGTGTTGGAGAAACTTTTGCGGTAATTTGTTTAAGCAGTATTGATGATAAAAAGGAACGCAAAAATGTGTTAAAGCATTTAAAAGAAGACGGAAAAACTATTATCGATATTACGGAAGATCAGGTTAATAATTTTGCGGGCAATATGCTTCAGGTAAAAGGAAGTGATGATACTTCGTATTTAATAATGAGTCAGTCGGCTTATGATAGCTTAACAAAACAACAAATAAATACTATAGAACAACATACTAAAATACTATCGAGTTCTTTAAGTACTATAGAATTTTGTGGTGGTGGTAGCGCTCGCTGTATGATGGCCGAAGTATTTCTACCAAAAGCTTAA
- a CDS encoding tetratricopeptide repeat-containing sensor histidine kinase has product MRKIITAFLFFTMFLGFSQTKEIDSLFIELAFQKQDSTKVVPYLHLIKSLYALKEYDRGMKYVQASEKLSYSFNYQKGIAETTFYKALYYAEKNDYINAISGFAKAKNLFVEQRDTIAVAKVHNSIGTLESNRGNFTKGIEHALAATKTLEHSDLQEELSVAYNTLAESYYHTNAQNLAITYNIKALALQEQLKDSSGVNSTYQRLSDLYYKKEEHKKSIFYFEKLLSLNEYSDTLRASIYPKLGGEYLAIKNYDKATNYLIKGYNLNRASNNKRNLLTVLNNLGDLNLQKNRLKTAKNQLLEAGEIAKNLNNKQELLKQYKLMKAVDSTQRNFYNAFIWQGKYYELKADLNVPIEVVQAPVASPTTIDFATQVNDTLTSSNLVQDSKDVDESASGSRLKFNHYNFYVYFLVFALCIAVLILIFLYNRGSKNTKRIAELEEKNTLIELENAALLEETQNLENVINVKDKLFSIISHDLKDSLSSITGFINLLKDGSLTKEEFDALIPELSENANNASLLLFNLLNWSKSQMQSLEPKPTLFDVQEVFKDKVQLIEQRMEKKGITLMNNSLRDFAFADRSMFEIVIQNLLANALKFCKKGDVISITNHINNGSCIVSIADTGIGIPEENINKLFKSTPFTTSGTNNEKGTGLGLPICKELVELNNGKIWVESMANVGTTFYIQLPKSKPEE; this is encoded by the coding sequence ATGAGGAAAATAATCACGGCTTTTCTGTTTTTTACTATGTTTCTTGGTTTCTCGCAAACCAAAGAAATAGATAGTCTATTTATAGAACTCGCTTTCCAAAAACAAGACTCGACTAAGGTTGTTCCCTATTTACATTTAATTAAATCGCTTTATGCTCTAAAAGAGTATGATAGAGGTATGAAATATGTTCAGGCTAGTGAAAAACTATCCTATTCTTTCAACTACCAAAAAGGTATCGCCGAAACTACATTTTACAAAGCATTGTATTATGCAGAAAAGAACGACTACATCAATGCCATAAGTGGCTTTGCGAAAGCGAAAAATTTATTTGTAGAACAGCGAGATACTATTGCTGTAGCTAAAGTGCACAACAGTATTGGCACATTAGAAAGTAACCGTGGTAACTTCACTAAAGGTATAGAACATGCTTTAGCGGCAACAAAAACACTTGAACATAGTGATTTACAAGAAGAGCTTAGCGTAGCATACAATACTTTAGCCGAAAGCTATTACCACACAAATGCACAAAATCTCGCTATAACTTACAACATAAAAGCATTAGCGCTACAGGAACAATTAAAAGACTCTAGCGGAGTAAACAGCACGTATCAAAGACTTTCTGATCTTTATTATAAAAAGGAGGAGCATAAAAAATCTATATTTTATTTTGAAAAGTTACTGAGTCTAAATGAGTATTCAGATACATTAAGAGCGTCCATATACCCTAAATTAGGTGGTGAATATTTAGCTATTAAAAACTATGATAAGGCAACAAATTACCTAATTAAAGGCTACAACTTAAATCGTGCGAGTAATAACAAGCGCAATTTACTTACCGTATTAAACAATCTTGGTGATTTAAACTTGCAGAAAAACCGATTAAAGACTGCTAAAAATCAACTTCTTGAAGCTGGAGAAATTGCAAAAAACTTAAACAATAAACAGGAGTTACTTAAGCAATACAAGTTAATGAAGGCCGTAGATTCTACACAACGGAATTTCTATAATGCTTTTATTTGGCAAGGTAAATATTATGAATTAAAAGCAGACTTAAACGTTCCTATTGAAGTCGTGCAAGCTCCTGTAGCGAGTCCGACTACAATAGACTTTGCTACTCAGGTTAATGATACATTAACGTCTTCAAACTTAGTACAAGACAGTAAAGATGTTGATGAAAGCGCTTCAGGTAGTCGATTAAAATTTAATCACTATAATTTCTATGTGTATTTCTTAGTATTCGCACTTTGTATTGCCGTTTTGATTTTAATATTCCTATATAATAGAGGAAGTAAGAATACTAAAAGAATAGCTGAACTAGAAGAAAAAAACACTTTAATTGAATTAGAAAACGCTGCATTATTAGAAGAAACACAAAACCTAGAAAATGTAATAAATGTAAAAGATAAATTGTTCTCAATTATCTCTCACGATTTAAAAGATTCGCTATCATCTATAACTGGTTTTATTAATTTACTAAAAGATGGTTCTTTAACAAAAGAAGAGTTCGACGCCTTAATCCCTGAGTTAAGTGAAAATGCAAACAACGCATCACTGCTCCTTTTTAATCTATTAAACTGGTCTAAGTCTCAAATGCAATCTTTAGAGCCTAAGCCAACCCTATTTGATGTTCAGGAAGTCTTTAAAGACAAAGTGCAACTTATTGAACAAAGAATGGAGAAAAAGGGCATTACTTTAATGAACAATTCGCTTCGTGATTTCGCTTTCGCGGATAGAAGCATGTTTGAAATAGTAATACAAAATCTATTAGCCAATGCGCTTAAATTCTGTAAAAAAGGTGATGTTATTAGTATTACCAACCATATAAATAATGGAAGTTGTATTGTAAGTATTGCCGATACCGGTATTGGAATTCCTGAGGAAAACATTAACAAACTCTTTAAAAGCACTCCGTTTACAACCTCTGGTACAAATAATGAAAAAGGCACAGGCTTAGGCTTACCTATTTGTAAAGAACTGGTTGAACTTAACAACGGTAAAATTTGGGTAGAAAGTATGGCAAACGTTGGTACTACATTTTACATTCAATTACCCAAATCGAAACCTGAAGAATAA
- the argS gene encoding arginine--tRNA ligase: MNLQETLSNQVKQAVLSSYKVELETVEFQATRKEFAGDITVVVFPMLRVVKGNPVQIGETIGNYLVDNVSIVKAFNVVKGFLNIEISDSYFIDFFNGVKEESGYGLVAPTAGEKAVMVEYSSPNTNKPLHLGHVRNNLLGYSVAEILKASGKKVYKTQIINDRGIHICKSMLAWQKFGEGETPESTGLKGDKLVGNYYVKFDQEYKKEIQDLISKGSSEEEAKKNAPILLEAQSMLLKWEAGEEEVVKLWKEMNSWVYDGFNVTYKNLGVDFDTLYYESNTYLLGKEFVEQGLKSGVFVKEEDGSVWCDLTEDGLDKKIVQRSDGTAVYMTQDIGTAIQRIKDFPDVGGMVYTVGNEQDYHFKVLFLILKKLGFDWAKNLYHLSYGMVDLPSGKMKSREGTVVDADDLVEEMAKTAGEISEELGKLDGYSDEEKQELYKTIGLGALKYHILKVDPKKRILFDPKESIDFQGNTGPFIQYTYARIQSILRKAELENSNLKNTDLHPKEKELIKQLQLFPEVIQSAAEQHSPALIANYTYDLVKEFNSFYQNVSILGADNDVEKQLRVQLSNTVANTIKNAFSLLGIQVPERM, from the coding sequence ATGAATCTTCAAGAAACCTTATCAAATCAAGTAAAACAAGCTGTTTTATCTTCATATAAAGTAGAATTAGAAACTGTAGAATTTCAGGCAACAAGAAAAGAATTTGCTGGGGATATTACAGTAGTAGTTTTTCCTATGTTACGCGTTGTAAAAGGAAACCCAGTTCAAATTGGTGAAACTATAGGGAACTATTTGGTCGATAATGTTAGCATTGTAAAGGCTTTTAATGTTGTTAAGGGCTTTTTAAATATTGAAATTAGCGATTCGTATTTTATAGATTTCTTTAATGGAGTAAAAGAAGAATCGGGATATGGTTTGGTTGCTCCAACGGCAGGAGAGAAGGCGGTTATGGTTGAGTATTCTTCACCTAACACGAATAAACCATTACACCTTGGCCATGTTAGAAATAACCTTTTGGGTTACAGTGTAGCCGAAATTTTAAAAGCTTCGGGAAAAAAAGTATATAAAACTCAAATTATAAACGATCGTGGTATACATATTTGTAAAAGTATGTTGGCTTGGCAGAAGTTTGGAGAAGGTGAAACACCGGAATCTACAGGATTAAAAGGGGATAAATTGGTTGGTAACTATTATGTGAAGTTTGACCAAGAATATAAAAAAGAAATTCAAGACTTAATTAGCAAAGGAAGCTCTGAAGAAGAAGCTAAGAAGAACGCACCTATTTTATTGGAAGCTCAAAGTATGCTTTTAAAGTGGGAAGCTGGAGAAGAGGAAGTTGTTAAGCTTTGGAAGGAAATGAATAGCTGGGTTTACGATGGTTTTAATGTTACTTACAAGAATTTGGGAGTAGATTTTGATACCTTATATTATGAAAGTAATACTTATTTATTAGGAAAGGAATTTGTTGAGCAAGGATTAAAATCTGGCGTATTTGTTAAAGAAGAAGATGGATCGGTTTGGTGTGATTTAACAGAAGACGGACTAGATAAGAAAATTGTACAACGATCGGACGGTACTGCTGTTTACATGACCCAAGATATTGGTACAGCTATACAACGTATTAAAGATTTTCCTGATGTTGGAGGTATGGTTTATACGGTTGGTAATGAGCAAGATTATCACTTTAAAGTATTGTTTTTAATTCTGAAAAAATTAGGATTCGACTGGGCAAAAAATCTATACCATTTAAGTTATGGTATGGTAGATTTACCTAGCGGAAAAATGAAAAGTCGTGAAGGAACTGTTGTTGATGCCGATGATTTGGTTGAAGAAATGGCTAAAACGGCTGGAGAAATCTCTGAAGAATTAGGAAAACTTGACGGTTACTCTGATGAGGAGAAGCAAGAACTTTATAAAACAATTGGTTTAGGCGCATTAAAATATCATATTTTAAAAGTTGATCCTAAAAAACGTATTCTTTTTGACCCCAAGGAATCTATCGATTTCCAAGGAAACACAGGGCCTTTTATTCAATATACTTATGCTAGAATTCAATCTATTTTAAGAAAGGCAGAATTAGAAAATTCGAATTTAAAAAACACGGATTTACATCCAAAAGAAAAAGAACTAATAAAGCAACTTCAATTATTTCCTGAAGTTATACAAAGTGCGGCCGAACAACACAGTCCTGCTTTAATTGCTAATTATACTTACGATTTGGTTAAGGAGTTTAATTCATTCTATCAAAATGTATCTATTTTAGGTGCAGATAATGATGTTGAAAAACAATTGAGAGTGCAACTATCAAACACGGTTGCAAACACTATAAAAAATGCTTTTTCATTATTAGGGATTCAAGTTCCAGAACGCATGTAG